A single genomic interval of Tsukamurella paurometabola harbors:
- a CDS encoding chromosome partitioning protein ParB yields the protein MARDTGFPDEDARTDFERSRRRANIARLASWVRGQPGDVNEVLPYDEVVSALGFVSERPLGLQVVPVARIVGSVDRTRDFDRYFRPRSPALRARWQRLAAAQRRGEAMPPVELKKVGDMYFVVDGHHRVSIAFARGFSTIDADVTEVVTRIGSGGIAVRSDLLLKDHRRLFLERVPLEGAARERIRFTNAWDYSVLAESVEAWGFRLIQEAGEYLSRDVVARRWYEEEFAPVIEMARAAGIMQSSTDAEVYLFVACERYRLVRKHVWTPEIIHEVSAQNPGWQPGRFF from the coding sequence GTGGCGCGTGACACCGGATTCCCCGACGAGGACGCCCGCACCGACTTCGAACGTTCGCGGCGGCGCGCCAACATCGCACGCCTCGCGTCGTGGGTGCGCGGCCAGCCCGGCGACGTCAACGAGGTGCTGCCGTACGACGAGGTCGTCTCCGCGCTGGGTTTCGTCTCGGAACGGCCGCTGGGGCTCCAGGTGGTGCCCGTCGCGCGGATCGTCGGCAGCGTCGACCGCACCCGCGACTTCGACCGCTACTTCCGGCCCCGCTCGCCCGCGCTGCGCGCCCGATGGCAGCGGCTGGCCGCGGCCCAGCGCCGCGGCGAGGCCATGCCGCCGGTCGAGCTGAAGAAAGTGGGCGACATGTACTTCGTCGTCGACGGCCACCACCGCGTGTCCATCGCCTTCGCCCGCGGCTTCAGCACCATCGACGCCGACGTCACCGAGGTGGTCACCCGCATCGGCTCCGGCGGCATCGCGGTCCGCTCGGACCTGCTGCTCAAGGACCACCGCCGGCTGTTCCTCGAGCGGGTGCCGCTGGAGGGCGCCGCGCGGGAGCGGATCCGGTTCACCAACGCCTGGGACTACTCGGTGCTCGCGGAATCGGTGGAGGCCTGGGGCTTCCGGCTGATCCAGGAGGCGGGGGAGTACCTCTCCCGCGACGTGGTCGCGCGCCGCTGGTACGAGGAGGAGTTCGCGCCCGTGATCGAGATGGCACGGGCCGCCGGGATCATGCAGTCCTCCACCGACGCCGAGGTCTACCTGTTCGTGGCGTGCGAGCGCTACCGGCTGGTCCGCAAGCACGTCTGGACGCCGGAGATCATCCACGAGGTCTCCGCGCAGAACCCGGGCTGGCAGCCCGGCAGGTTCTTCTAG
- a CDS encoding metallophosphoesterase family protein, which translates to MRVLAVSDEEVPGLALASSTLRPDLILGAGDLNGAYLESLVDRYGVPCVFVPGNHDPDHSGYRRTRGGFVRGGVPCEPPGPRGGINADGRVVTVGGLTVAGLGGSIRYNGGPNQWTQAQAARRTWRVRLAARRRTVDVVLAHSPAQGVGDGEDGPHRGLAALGRLVARLRPQVFVHGHVHPFGRPGPDHEIDGVPVLNTVGYTYFEITPGSPGDYRVRERRRGA; encoded by the coding sequence GTGCGGGTGCTCGCGGTCAGCGACGAGGAGGTCCCGGGGCTCGCCCTCGCCTCGTCGACGCTGCGGCCCGACCTGATCCTCGGGGCGGGCGACCTGAACGGCGCGTACCTCGAATCGCTCGTCGACCGCTACGGCGTGCCCTGCGTCTTCGTGCCCGGCAACCACGATCCGGACCACTCCGGGTACCGGCGCACCCGCGGCGGATTCGTGCGCGGCGGCGTGCCGTGCGAGCCGCCCGGCCCCCGCGGCGGGATCAACGCCGACGGCCGAGTGGTCACCGTCGGGGGCCTCACGGTGGCCGGCCTGGGCGGATCGATCCGGTACAACGGGGGCCCGAACCAGTGGACGCAGGCGCAGGCGGCCCGGCGGACGTGGCGGGTGCGGCTCGCGGCGCGGCGGCGTACCGTCGACGTGGTGCTGGCGCACTCACCCGCGCAGGGCGTGGGGGACGGCGAGGACGGGCCGCACCGCGGCCTCGCCGCGCTCGGACGCCTGGTCGCGCGGCTCCGCCCCCAGGTGTTCGTGCACGGGCACGTGCACCCGTTCGGGCGGCCCGGTCCGGACCACGAGATCGACGGTGTGCCCGTGCTCAACACCGTCGGGTACACCTATTTCGAGATCACCCCCGGCAGCCCGGGGGACTACCGCGTGAGGGAGCGGCGACGTGGCGCGTGA
- a CDS encoding ABC transporter ATP-binding protein produces the protein MADIVLDHVKKTYPDGSTAVSDINLEIADGEFVILVGPSGCGKSTTLNMIAGLEDISAGELRIGGERVNERAPKDRDIAMVFQSYALYPHMTVRENIAFPLKLAKLGKDEITAKVEDAARTLDLTQHLDRRPSQLSGGQRQRVAMGRAIVRSPKAFLMDEPLSNLDAKLRVQMRTEVSRLQKRLGTTMVYVTHDQTEAMTLGDRVVVLKSGDVQQIGAPQELYDRPNNLFVAGFIGSPAMNFVPGRLTSVGIDTALGEILLLDAPQLADKAAAAGNKTGDVVVGIRPEHFEDARLLDPNQRVGGLTFRARVDVLESMGSDKYVHFAVPADDARTDVLGDLNAGQQLPPPAGVDEIVARLSADSGAARGAEVDLYYDPTKIAVFDAATGRNLAL, from the coding sequence ATGGCCGACATCGTCCTGGACCACGTCAAGAAGACCTACCCCGACGGCTCGACCGCCGTCAGTGACATCAATCTGGAGATCGCCGACGGCGAGTTCGTGATCTTGGTGGGCCCGTCGGGGTGCGGTAAGTCCACCACGCTGAACATGATCGCCGGGTTGGAGGACATCTCCGCCGGTGAGCTGCGGATCGGTGGTGAGCGGGTCAACGAACGCGCCCCGAAGGACCGCGACATCGCGATGGTCTTCCAGTCGTATGCGCTGTATCCGCATATGACGGTGCGGGAGAACATCGCCTTCCCGCTCAAGCTGGCGAAGCTCGGCAAGGACGAGATCACCGCGAAGGTCGAGGACGCCGCCCGCACGCTGGACCTGACGCAGCACCTCGACCGCCGCCCGAGCCAGCTGTCGGGCGGCCAGCGTCAGCGTGTGGCGATGGGCCGGGCGATCGTCCGCAGCCCCAAGGCGTTCCTCATGGACGAGCCGCTGTCGAACCTGGACGCGAAGCTGCGGGTGCAGATGCGCACCGAGGTCTCCCGGCTGCAGAAACGCCTGGGCACCACCATGGTGTACGTGACGCACGATCAGACCGAGGCCATGACCCTCGGCGACCGCGTGGTGGTGCTCAAAAGCGGTGATGTGCAGCAGATCGGCGCCCCGCAGGAACTCTACGACCGCCCGAACAACCTGTTCGTCGCCGGTTTCATCGGCTCGCCGGCGATGAACTTCGTGCCCGGCCGCCTCACCTCCGTCGGTATCGACACCGCGCTCGGTGAGATCCTGCTGCTCGACGCGCCGCAGCTCGCCGACAAGGCCGCCGCCGCGGGCAACAAAACCGGTGACGTGGTCGTCGGTATCCGCCCCGAACACTTCGAGGACGCCCGCCTGCTCGACCCCAACCAGCGTGTCGGCGGCCTGACCTTCCGCGCCCGCGTCGATGTCCTCGAATCGATGGGCTCGGACAAGTACGTCCACTTCGCCGTCCCCGCCGACGACGCCCGCACCGACGTCCTCGGCGACCTCAACGCCGGACAACAACTGCCGCCGCCCGCCGGCGTCGACGAAATCGTCGCCCGCCTGTCCGCCGACTCGGGCGCCGCCCGCGGCGCCGAAGTCGACCTGTACTACGACCCCACCAAGATCGCCGTCTTCGACGCCGCGACCGGTCGCAACCTGGCCCTGTAG
- a CDS encoding carbohydrate ABC transporter permease yields MATSTAGRKVAWSVIDLLVVCYALIPVLWIVSLSLKSPATVTDGNFVPKSVTMDNYTSIFEGSGFVRPLINSIGVALISTVIAVIIGMFAAYAVARLSFPGKKLFIGAALLIAMFPQISLITPLFNIERAVGLFDTWPGLILPNVTFALPLCVYTLSAFFREIPWELEKAAKMDGATPAQAFRQVIAPLAVPGVVTAAILVFIAAWNDLLFGVSLTATERSITAPVAIVNFTGSSQFEEPTGSIAAAAVIITIPIIIFVLIFQRRIVAGLTSGAVKG; encoded by the coding sequence ATGGCTACGAGTACTGCGGGGCGCAAGGTCGCCTGGAGTGTGATCGACCTGTTGGTCGTGTGTTACGCGCTGATCCCGGTGTTGTGGATCGTGTCGCTGTCGCTGAAGTCGCCGGCGACGGTGACGGACGGGAATTTCGTCCCGAAGAGTGTGACGATGGACAATTACACGTCGATCTTCGAGGGCAGCGGCTTCGTGCGCCCGTTGATCAATTCGATCGGGGTGGCGTTGATCTCGACGGTGATCGCGGTGATCATCGGGATGTTCGCCGCGTACGCGGTGGCGCGGTTGAGTTTTCCGGGGAAGAAGTTGTTCATCGGCGCGGCGCTGCTGATCGCGATGTTCCCGCAGATTTCGCTGATCACGCCGTTGTTCAACATCGAGCGGGCGGTGGGGTTGTTCGATACCTGGCCGGGTCTGATCCTGCCGAACGTGACGTTCGCGTTGCCGTTGTGCGTGTACACGTTGTCGGCGTTCTTCCGGGAGATCCCGTGGGAGCTGGAGAAGGCGGCCAAGATGGATGGTGCGACGCCGGCGCAGGCGTTTCGTCAGGTGATCGCGCCGTTGGCGGTGCCGGGTGTGGTGACCGCCGCGATCCTGGTGTTCATCGCGGCGTGGAACGACCTGCTGTTCGGTGTGTCGCTGACGGCGACGGAGCGGTCGATCACCGCGCCGGTCGCGATCGTGAACTTCACCGGTAGCTCGCAGTTCGAGGAGCCGACCGGGTCCATCGCCGCTGCGGCGGTCATCATCACCATTCCGATCATCATTTTCGTCCTGATCTTCCAACGACGGATCGTCGCCGGACTGACCTCCGGTGCGGTCAAGGGCTGA
- a CDS encoding carbohydrate ABC transporter permease, producing MTTATTNGGTAPAPAEEKAALSQGQREERKLGLMLIAPAALVMLLVTAYPIVYAFWLSLHKSSLAAPGQDEFIGLGNYGTVLQDSYWWQALGVTSFITVVSVVIEFVLGLAIALVMHRTIVGRGLVRTVVLIPYGIVTVAASFSWFYAWTPGTGYLANLLPDGSAPLTEQIPSLFIIVLAEVWKTTPFMALLLLSGLALVPDDLLKAAAMDGAGPWTRLTRIIIPLMKPAILVALLFRTLDAFRIFDNIYVLTKGANGTGSVSILGYDNLFKAFNLGVGSAISVLIFICVAIIAFIFVKAFGTAVPGSDQDQR from the coding sequence GTGACGACTGCGACGACGAACGGGGGCACCGCGCCCGCGCCCGCGGAGGAGAAGGCGGCGCTGTCCCAAGGGCAGCGCGAGGAACGCAAGCTGGGCCTGATGCTCATCGCGCCGGCGGCGTTGGTGATGTTGTTGGTGACGGCGTATCCGATCGTGTACGCGTTCTGGTTGAGTTTGCATAAGTCGTCGTTGGCGGCGCCGGGGCAGGATGAGTTCATCGGGCTGGGTAATTACGGCACGGTGTTGCAGGATTCGTATTGGTGGCAGGCGTTGGGGGTGACGTCGTTCATCACTGTCGTCTCGGTGGTGATCGAGTTCGTGTTGGGTTTGGCGATCGCGTTGGTGATGCATCGGACGATCGTCGGCCGGGGCTTGGTGCGGACGGTGGTGCTGATCCCGTACGGCATCGTGACGGTGGCGGCGTCGTTCTCGTGGTTCTATGCGTGGACGCCGGGGACGGGGTATCTGGCGAATTTGTTGCCGGACGGCAGCGCGCCGTTGACGGAGCAGATCCCGTCGTTGTTCATCATCGTCTTGGCCGAGGTGTGGAAGACGACGCCGTTCATGGCGTTGCTGTTGTTGTCGGGTTTGGCGTTGGTGCCGGATGATCTGCTCAAGGCGGCGGCGATGGATGGTGCGGGCCCGTGGACCCGGTTGACGAGGATCATCATTCCGTTGATGAAGCCGGCGATCTTGGTGGCGTTGTTGTTCCGCACGCTGGATGCGTTCCGGATCTTCGACAACATTTACGTGTTGACGAAGGGTGCGAATGGGACGGGGTCGGTGTCGATCCTCGGTTACGACAATCTGTTCAAGGCGTTCAACCTGGGTGTGGGGTCGGCGATTTCGGTGCTGATTTTCATCTGTGTGGCGATCATCGCTTTCATCTTCGTCAAGGCGTTCGGGACCGCGGTGCCGGGCTCGGATCAGGACCAGAGGTAG
- a CDS encoding extracellular solute-binding protein — MTTTMAATLLAGCGTDSSGITISVYVGADSAPTVARAAEKCSTDEYKVVGYSLPKSADDARLQLARRVTGGDKTLDVLGLDVTWTAEFAQAGWAVKVPSDLAERTKKRVLAGPLKTGMFDGEMYAIPAWTNTQLLWYRKDVLAKITGKPVNSPPKLTWSQMLELSAKSGAQGGPTQIGVTAAQYEGLTVWFNSLLASEGGRIVDETGKQVVLGEGKNREAAVKALQTMKSVATAPGRDPSFTQTMETEIRLGMERGDALFEVNWPFVLSAIQQNSAAGSVPFLPEMTKFAADVKKPTNDQLKKMNEVIRKKFDFAPFPQVAPGVPARPTMGGGNYAVSPTSVHQEQAWKAIECLTNEESEKAYGLDAGTPPVLPSLYDDPEYLAVYPMAKLIRDQLQENTSSVRPVTPVYQAMSTLLQAKLSPVGSWDPNTLVDELVTAATKAIDQKGLVP, encoded by the coding sequence GTGACCACGACGATGGCCGCCACCCTGTTGGCGGGGTGCGGGACCGACTCGAGCGGCATCACCATCAGTGTGTACGTGGGTGCCGACAGTGCACCCACCGTGGCGCGGGCCGCGGAGAAGTGCTCGACCGACGAGTACAAGGTGGTCGGATACTCGCTGCCGAAATCGGCCGACGACGCCCGCCTGCAGCTGGCGCGGCGCGTGACCGGCGGTGACAAGACCCTGGACGTCCTGGGGCTCGACGTGACGTGGACCGCCGAGTTCGCGCAGGCGGGCTGGGCGGTGAAGGTGCCCTCGGACCTCGCCGAACGCACGAAGAAGCGCGTGCTCGCGGGTCCGCTGAAGACCGGCATGTTCGACGGCGAGATGTACGCCATCCCGGCGTGGACCAACACGCAGCTGCTCTGGTACCGCAAGGACGTCCTCGCCAAGATCACCGGCAAGCCCGTCAACTCGCCGCCGAAGCTGACGTGGAGCCAGATGCTCGAGCTGTCGGCGAAGTCCGGCGCGCAGGGCGGGCCCACGCAGATCGGCGTGACCGCCGCCCAGTACGAGGGCCTCACGGTGTGGTTCAACTCGCTCCTCGCGAGCGAGGGCGGCAGGATCGTCGACGAGACCGGCAAGCAGGTCGTGCTCGGCGAGGGCAAGAACCGCGAGGCCGCGGTGAAGGCGCTGCAGACCATGAAGTCGGTCGCGACGGCCCCCGGCCGTGATCCCAGTTTCACGCAGACGATGGAGACGGAGATCCGGCTCGGCATGGAGCGCGGCGACGCGCTGTTCGAGGTGAACTGGCCGTTCGTCCTGTCGGCCATTCAGCAGAACTCGGCCGCCGGCTCGGTGCCCTTCCTGCCGGAGATGACGAAGTTCGCGGCCGACGTGAAGAAGCCGACGAACGACCAGCTCAAGAAGATGAACGAGGTCATCCGCAAGAAGTTCGATTTCGCGCCGTTCCCGCAGGTCGCGCCGGGCGTGCCGGCCCGCCCGACGATGGGCGGCGGCAACTACGCGGTCTCGCCCACGTCGGTCCACCAGGAGCAGGCGTGGAAGGCGATCGAGTGCCTGACCAACGAGGAGTCGGAGAAGGCGTACGGCCTCGACGCGGGCACGCCGCCCGTCCTCCCGTCGCTCTACGACGACCCGGAGTACCTGGCCGTCTACCCGATGGCGAAGCTCATTCGGGACCAGTTGCAGGAGAACACCTCCTCGGTACGCCCGGTGACGCCGGTGTACCAGGCGATGTCCACGCTGCTGCAGGCGAAGCTGAGCCCGGTCGGCTCGTGGGATCCGAACACGCTCGTCGACGAGTTGGTCACCGCCGCCACGAAGGCGATCGATCAGAAGGGGCTGGTCCCGTGA
- a CDS encoding TetR/AcrR family transcriptional regulator has protein sequence MATAHDEPESGYELRWRAHNSQRRELILRAAAELVEESEPGAAIPVRRIAERAGLVKSVVYRQFKSKDDLARGLRGYVVDQFAAELEADLDVSTGSLREILRRSIASAAAWMEDNPRLVDLLRAGPTDAASGPDDVPVAPDAIGELRHRVVARAEQTIDGLAALTGLDPSAFDGVPFVVFTMVEGTLTSWVRGEAAVRGRSRAEVVESLTDVTWFVLDGAARTLGVRVDPDAELTPFLEGLVSDGATPAATSGRG, from the coding sequence ATGGCGACCGCGCACGACGAGCCCGAGAGCGGCTACGAGCTGCGCTGGCGCGCCCACAACTCCCAGCGTCGCGAGCTCATCCTGCGCGCGGCCGCCGAGCTCGTCGAGGAGTCCGAGCCGGGTGCCGCGATCCCGGTGCGCCGCATCGCCGAACGCGCCGGACTCGTGAAGTCGGTGGTCTACCGCCAGTTCAAGAGCAAGGACGACTTGGCGCGGGGCCTCCGGGGCTACGTGGTCGATCAGTTCGCCGCGGAGCTCGAGGCCGATCTCGACGTCTCCACCGGCTCGCTGCGCGAGATCCTGCGGCGCTCGATCGCCAGCGCCGCCGCCTGGATGGAGGACAATCCGCGGCTCGTCGACCTGCTGCGCGCCGGCCCCACCGACGCCGCGAGCGGGCCCGACGACGTGCCCGTGGCGCCCGACGCGATCGGCGAACTCCGGCACCGCGTGGTGGCGCGCGCCGAGCAGACGATCGACGGTCTCGCGGCACTCACCGGGCTCGACCCGTCCGCCTTCGACGGCGTGCCCTTCGTGGTGTTCACCATGGTCGAGGGCACGCTCACCAGCTGGGTGCGCGGCGAGGCCGCCGTCCGGGGGCGCTCGCGCGCGGAGGTGGTCGAGTCGCTCACGGACGTCACGTGGTTCGTGCTCGACGGTGCCGCGCGCACCCTCGGGGTGCGCGTCGATCCGGACGCGGAGCTGACGCCCTTCCTCGAGGGGCTGGTGTCCGACGGGGCCACGCCCGCAGCGACTTCCGGGCGCGGGTGA
- a CDS encoding AurF N-oxygenase family protein — protein MADIVGRVSRRELDQGYRDVLEDLSEGSVHRRFDPFLDIAWDAPELALDPNDPRWVLPPTLDSLGATQWYRDLPLEKRIEIGKWRLANTIKVGAAFESILIRGMMQYIMKLPNRSPEFRYSLHEMTEECNHIQMFQELVNRIDVDVPGMRKWFRRASPMIGVLGGYAHVILFMGILGGEEPIDHYQKAIMRHGGQVPPLVLRTMEIHVAEEARHISFAHEFLHAHLQDMTKRQKRLCAFAFPLAMRWLVGEIFTPPKEFFERFDVPREVKREAFWRGPTARALLNDYFAEMRALADDLGLMTPVGRLMWRLLRIDGHKARYRGEPTRPAQLAA, from the coding sequence ATGGCGGACATTGTGGGGCGCGTGAGCCGGCGCGAGCTGGACCAGGGCTACCGCGACGTGCTGGAAGACCTGTCGGAGGGCTCGGTGCATCGCCGATTCGACCCGTTCCTCGACATCGCGTGGGACGCGCCCGAGCTCGCGCTCGACCCGAACGACCCCCGCTGGGTCCTGCCGCCGACGCTCGACTCGCTCGGCGCGACGCAGTGGTATCGCGATCTGCCCCTGGAGAAGCGGATCGAGATCGGCAAGTGGCGGCTGGCGAACACCATCAAGGTGGGCGCCGCCTTCGAATCCATCCTGATCCGCGGGATGATGCAGTACATCATGAAGCTCCCGAACCGGTCTCCGGAGTTCCGCTACTCGCTCCACGAGATGACCGAGGAGTGCAACCACATCCAGATGTTCCAGGAGCTGGTCAACCGCATCGACGTCGACGTGCCCGGCATGCGGAAGTGGTTCCGGCGTGCCTCGCCGATGATCGGCGTGCTCGGCGGCTACGCCCACGTGATCCTGTTCATGGGCATCCTCGGCGGCGAGGAGCCGATCGACCACTACCAGAAGGCGATCATGCGCCACGGGGGACAGGTCCCGCCGCTGGTGCTGCGCACCATGGAGATCCACGTGGCCGAGGAGGCTCGCCACATCTCCTTCGCGCACGAGTTCCTGCACGCCCACCTCCAGGACATGACGAAGCGGCAGAAGCGGCTCTGCGCGTTCGCCTTCCCGCTCGCGATGCGCTGGCTGGTGGGGGAGATCTTCACCCCGCCGAAGGAGTTCTTCGAGCGGTTCGACGTGCCGCGGGAGGTCAAGCGGGAGGCCTTCTGGCGCGGCCCGACGGCGCGCGCCCTTCTCAACGACTACTTCGCCGAGATGCGCGCCCTCGCCGACGACCTGGGCCTCATGACCCCGGTGGGCAGGCTCATGTGGCGTCTGCTCAGGATCGACGGGCACAAGGCGCGGTACCGCGGCGAGCCCACCCGACCCGCGCAGCTCGCCGCCTGA
- a CDS encoding transcriptional regulator, with product MSAAENEAPAFDDLIHPRQRLMICAALAQTQELRFDLLAKALEMSAPTLSKHLAKLEEAQYVAFRRDAADSRRQWVALTPAGTSAFARHVAALRELTT from the coding sequence GTGAGCGCGGCCGAGAACGAGGCGCCCGCGTTCGACGACCTCATCCATCCGCGGCAGCGGCTCATGATCTGCGCCGCGCTGGCGCAGACGCAGGAGCTGCGCTTCGACCTCCTGGCGAAGGCGCTGGAGATGAGCGCGCCCACGCTGAGCAAGCACCTGGCGAAGCTGGAGGAGGCGCAGTACGTCGCCTTCCGTCGCGACGCCGCCGACTCGCGGCGGCAGTGGGTCGCGCTCACGCCCGCCGGTACGTCGGCCTTCGCGCGACACGTCGCCGCGCTCCGCGAGCTCACGACCTGA